In Mesotoga sp. BH458_6_3_2_1, a single window of DNA contains:
- a CDS encoding class I SAM-dependent methyltransferase: MNDDLETMRAFFDRRANSYETHMKNKVEDSEKFYIEVSNLVPETTGVSILDLGCGTGLELDQIFSRNPTASVTGIDLSDKMLEILRSKHHFRSDQLNLIAGSYFEVEFPSEGFDLAISVQSVHHFGYGQKLSIYNKIFRSLVGNGMYIEADYVVSTEIEEKEYRKRYESLKSVCNVPDGFYHFDLPLSINNQQAVLEKAGFMPVKHHARYGNTSIFVSREPISK; encoded by the coding sequence GTGAACGACGACTTGGAAACAATGAGAGCTTTCTTCGATAGAAGAGCCAATTCCTACGAGACTCATATGAAGAACAAAGTAGAAGATTCCGAGAAATTCTATATTGAAGTGTCTAATCTAGTACCCGAGACTACCGGAGTAAGTATTCTAGATCTGGGCTGTGGAACCGGCCTTGAGCTAGACCAAATTTTCAGCAGAAATCCGACGGCCAGCGTCACAGGTATTGACCTTTCTGATAAGATGCTCGAAATCCTTAGAAGCAAGCACCATTTCAGAAGTGATCAACTGAATCTCATAGCCGGCTCTTATTTTGAAGTCGAATTTCCATCTGAAGGATTCGATCTGGCTATTTCGGTCCAATCAGTGCATCATTTCGGATATGGGCAAAAACTGTCTATCTACAACAAGATTTTCCGTAGTCTGGTTGGTAACGGAATGTATATCGAAGCAGACTATGTGGTAAGCACCGAAATTGAGGAAAAGGAATATCGCAAGAGATACGAGTCTCTGAAAAGTGTGTGCAACGTACCTGACGGTTTCTATCACTTCGATTTGCCGCTTTCCATAAACAATCAACAAGCAGTTCTAGAAAAGGCTGGGTTCATGCCTGTAAAACACCATGCAAGATACGGGAATACCAGTATTTTTGTTTCGCGAGAGCCCATATCAAAATGA
- a CDS encoding DUF1848 domain-containing protein, protein MIISASRRTDIPAFYSDWIIERIRSGFALVRNPFNPRQVSKVALNPEAVDCLVFWTKDPKNMLDKLSYLKDYCYYFQFTITPYDRSVEPGLRDKGKIIETFKKLADRIGRERVIWRYDPILVSEKFNVAFHFRAFEKMVDLLQGYTDKCVISFLDYYKKISSGLGKLGLRRPEGDEIRDVVRFFAGKAKDAGIRIETCSEKGDFDEFGVNHGSCIDGNLINRLTGKSKQYSKDRYQRSACRCVESVDIGSYNTCLHRCIYCYANFSKKTIDRNFGRYDSKSPILCSHVDARDRITERKG, encoded by the coding sequence TTGATAATCAGCGCAAGCAGGAGGACGGATATCCCGGCCTTCTATTCCGACTGGATTATTGAAAGAATCAGAAGCGGTTTCGCTCTGGTCAGGAATCCCTTCAATCCCAGACAGGTAAGTAAGGTGGCTTTGAATCCGGAGGCAGTAGATTGTCTTGTTTTCTGGACCAAAGACCCCAAGAACATGCTAGATAAACTGTCTTACTTGAAAGATTACTGCTACTACTTCCAGTTCACAATCACACCTTATGATAGATCTGTAGAGCCCGGACTACGTGATAAGGGAAAAATCATTGAGACTTTCAAGAAGCTGGCGGATAGAATCGGTAGGGAAAGAGTAATCTGGCGATATGATCCGATTCTGGTTTCGGAGAAGTTCAATGTAGCTTTCCATTTTAGAGCCTTTGAGAAGATGGTCGATCTACTCCAAGGATACACAGACAAATGTGTGATTAGTTTTCTCGATTACTATAAGAAAATCTCTTCAGGTCTAGGAAAACTAGGTTTGAGAAGGCCGGAAGGAGATGAAATCAGAGATGTTGTTCGGTTTTTTGCCGGGAAAGCAAAGGACGCGGGGATCCGTATTGAAACTTGTTCTGAAAAGGGAGATTTCGATGAGTTCGGAGTAAATCACGGCAGCTGTATTGACGGCAATCTGATAAACAGGCTTACGGGCAAGAGCAAACAGTATTCAAAGGACAGATATCAAAGATCTGCATGTAGATGCGTTGAAAGCGTTGACATCGGTTCATATAATACCTGTCTTCATCGCTGCATTTACTGCTACGCGAACTTCAGCAAGAAGACGATTGATAGAAATTTCGGGAGATACGATTCAAAGTCCCCGATTCTCTGCAGTCATGTGGACGCAAGAGACAGAATAACAGAAAGAAAAGGATAG
- a CDS encoding DUF2179 domain-containing protein, whose product MEEFLNGDLFRWVIMPLIIFFARIIDVSLGTTRIIMVSRGKKEMASAIGFFEIILWLLVASKVIQSVDNVLYILAYAGGFAAGSYIGMLIDERLAIGTVSVRLIISRDPTELIEKLCQAGFGVTKIDAHGARGKAYIVYSIINRKEVEDFERIALECVPKAFMSVEDIRKVREGVFLTKDTMRLRRESPLRKSK is encoded by the coding sequence ATGGAAGAGTTCTTAAACGGAGATCTGTTCAGATGGGTAATTATGCCCCTAATAATCTTCTTCGCAAGGATCATCGACGTTTCTCTTGGAACCACGAGAATCATAATGGTTTCGAGAGGCAAGAAAGAAATGGCAAGTGCAATCGGTTTCTTTGAGATTATTCTTTGGTTGCTCGTTGCCAGCAAAGTAATCCAGAGTGTTGATAACGTACTTTATATACTTGCTTATGCAGGTGGTTTTGCAGCCGGCAGCTACATAGGAATGCTCATTGATGAGAGGCTTGCAATTGGGACCGTTTCGGTCAGGTTGATAATTTCGAGAGATCCGACTGAACTTATCGAAAAACTATGCCAGGCTGGATTTGGAGTGACAAAGATAGACGCTCACGGTGCTCGAGGAAAGGCTTACATTGTTTACAGTATCATAAACAGGAAAGAAGTGGAAGACTTCGAGAGAATCGCTCTCGAATGCGTTCCAAAGGCGTTCATGTCTGTTGAAGATATTCGAAAGGTAAGAGAAGGGGTCTTCCTCACCAAAGATACGATGCGTCTCAGAAGGGAGTCTCCCTTAAGAAAGTCCAAATAG
- a CDS encoding ABC transporter ATP-binding protein has product MANIIELKDIKKVYGTVVKTEVLHDVDLEIEESSFLSIVGQSGSGKSTLMNIMGTLDQPTSGEITISGKQTNKMNKNELASVRNETIGFIFQFHYLLPEFTAFENVILPYRIKGLKPSKEITERAKELMDVVQISKVKDNLAPNMSGGQQQRTAIARALINNPKIILADEPTGNLDSDTSAKVFSLMRDLNKKYGTTFVIITHDRRIAEETDRIVEIRDGNIFNDIKR; this is encoded by the coding sequence ATGGCTAACATAATCGAGCTCAAGGATATAAAAAAGGTTTACGGAACGGTTGTGAAGACAGAAGTTCTTCACGACGTGGATCTCGAAATCGAAGAGTCGTCGTTTCTTTCGATAGTCGGACAGTCTGGAAGCGGCAAATCTACACTCATGAATATTATGGGCACACTGGATCAACCCACGAGCGGTGAAATAACGATCTCGGGCAAACAGACGAACAAAATGAACAAAAATGAACTCGCAAGCGTTAGGAATGAGACTATCGGCTTTATATTCCAGTTTCATTATCTGCTTCCCGAGTTCACTGCTTTCGAAAACGTAATTCTACCCTACAGAATCAAGGGCCTGAAACCCTCGAAGGAAATTACGGAAAGGGCAAAGGAACTAATGGATGTCGTCCAAATAAGCAAGGTTAAGGACAATCTAGCTCCCAACATGTCGGGAGGTCAACAGCAGAGAACCGCAATAGCAAGGGCCCTTATCAACAATCCGAAGATTATCCTTGCAGATGAACCTACGGGCAATCTCGACTCCGATACCTCAGCCAAGGTTTTCAGCCTCATGCGTGATCTCAACAAGAAATACGGAACAACGTTCGTTATAATTACTCACGATAGAAGAATCGCAGAAGAGACAGACAGAATAGTTGAAATCAGAGATGGCAACATTTTCAATGATATAAAGAGATGA
- a CDS encoding FtsX-like permease family protein produces MRLAFSIAMRFLSSSKAQTLLIVLGIAIGVSVQVFIGSLIQGLQKDLVDTTIGSSSQITVSSTENNGVEEWQNIVSEIASIDLPTDLTALSASADVPVFISSGDRTLSVLLRGLQFPESHVIYKTDSRLIDGSLPEGDGEIIIGKGLEDELDVNLGEEITIFTPDRTVETLKVVGVFDLGVASLNKNWLISTIGTAQSVGKLGDAVTSIEMQVSEVFRADENASVISERLSTSALQVTNWKSQNEDLLSGLNGQSVSSIMIQVFVIIAVSLGIASVLAITVVQKSRQIGILKAMGLKDSTTSFVFLFQGLALGVVGAVVGIAFGILLIIMFSTFAVGTDGEPIIRISLSYGFVMLSALIAIGASTIAAMVPARRSSKLSPVEVIRNG; encoded by the coding sequence ATGAGATTGGCTTTTTCGATTGCGATGCGCTTTCTATCATCTAGCAAGGCACAAACTCTTCTCATAGTGTTGGGAATTGCTATAGGTGTTTCCGTACAGGTATTTATTGGCTCGCTTATCCAGGGGCTTCAAAAAGACCTGGTGGATACAACAATTGGAAGCTCTTCACAAATAACTGTCTCCTCTACGGAAAACAACGGAGTGGAAGAGTGGCAGAACATAGTTTCGGAAATCGCCTCTATTGATTTGCCAACCGATCTGACGGCTCTTTCTGCAAGCGCAGATGTTCCTGTCTTCATAAGCAGCGGCGACAGGACTTTATCTGTTCTGCTTCGAGGCCTGCAGTTCCCTGAATCACACGTTATTTACAAGACGGATAGTCGTCTCATTGATGGTAGCCTTCCTGAAGGCGACGGAGAAATCATTATCGGCAAGGGTCTTGAGGATGAGCTCGATGTGAACCTTGGAGAAGAAATCACAATCTTCACTCCGGATAGAACAGTTGAGACCCTGAAGGTGGTCGGTGTTTTCGATCTGGGTGTTGCAAGCCTTAACAAGAACTGGCTGATCTCAACGATTGGCACCGCTCAATCAGTTGGGAAACTTGGTGATGCAGTCACATCGATAGAGATGCAGGTGAGTGAGGTCTTCAGAGCTGATGAAAATGCCTCTGTCATTTCGGAACGTCTCTCGACGTCTGCTTTGCAGGTTACTAACTGGAAATCTCAGAACGAAGATCTTCTCTCCGGACTGAACGGGCAGAGCGTCTCAAGCATAATGATTCAGGTATTCGTGATCATAGCCGTTTCCCTTGGAATAGCAAGTGTCCTTGCAATAACTGTAGTCCAGAAATCAAGGCAGATCGGAATCCTGAAAGCCATGGGGCTTAAGGATTCCACGACAAGTTTCGTCTTTCTCTTTCAGGGACTGGCTCTCGGTGTTGTGGGTGCAGTAGTTGGAATTGCATTCGGAATCTTGCTAATAATAATGTTCTCCACTTTTGCCGTAGGGACTGACGGAGAACCGATCATCAGAATCTCACTGAGTTATGGGTTTGTAATGTTGTCCGCGCTCATTGCAATTGGCGCTTCAACTATTGCCGCAATGGTCCCAGCCAGAAGATCCTCTAAACTCAGCCCCGTTGAGGTGATACGAAATGGCTAA
- a CDS encoding B12-binding domain-containing protein, with product MNDIKSSFADALDSQDKERAVLLCVEGLESKSIEVIDLYLDILAPALKHWECDYIGDRLCIWKEHIRSSIVRTVLECCFPYIVKKRRDNGSSKSDQTVAVLCPPEEYHEIGARMISDIFTIAGYNSIFVGANTPLDTFLQAAKKLSPLYVAISVSNYYNLINTRRMISRIKEAGCESRVVVGGNAFENNPDYWKEVGADIFLKDPREILALGKRDVK from the coding sequence TTGAACGACATCAAAAGTAGTTTTGCCGATGCTCTCGATTCCCAGGATAAGGAAAGAGCCGTACTCCTTTGCGTGGAGGGGCTCGAATCGAAAAGCATCGAAGTGATTGACTTGTATCTGGATATACTTGCCCCAGCCCTAAAACACTGGGAGTGCGACTATATAGGTGACAGACTATGCATATGGAAAGAGCACATTAGAAGCTCGATCGTCAGAACAGTCTTGGAGTGTTGTTTCCCCTATATTGTGAAGAAAAGAAGGGATAATGGATCATCAAAGAGTGATCAGACGGTGGCAGTACTCTGTCCGCCCGAAGAGTATCACGAGATCGGAGCTAGAATGATCTCGGACATCTTCACTATTGCTGGATACAATTCCATATTCGTCGGAGCAAACACCCCGCTAGACACCTTCCTTCAGGCTGCGAAGAAACTGAGTCCATTGTACGTTGCGATTAGCGTTTCAAACTACTACAACCTCATAAACACACGGAGGATGATTTCACGAATTAAAGAAGCCGGTTGCGAATCGAGAGTTGTCGTAGGTGGAAATGCATTCGAAAATAATCCCGACTACTGGAAGGAAGTCGGTGCAGATATCTTCCTGAAAGATCCGAGAGAGATTCTTGCTCTGGGGAAGCGTGATGTAAAATGA
- a CDS encoding aldo/keto reductase: protein MIFRTLGSRGAEIPAVGLGTWEVGGRDTPDKSRDREHIETISRAIEMGYTHIDTAEYYGGGHTEELIGEAISIFSREELFITSKVWPSHLQRAALHEALDGTLQRLRTDYLDLYLIHWPNPDVTLEETLSAMSDEVQNGRVRFIGVSNFDTSLLKEAVAVSREPIVNNQVLFNIDDRLAMNELLPYCQNQGITVTAYSPLRRNAVKTSTEKLLKDLASKYSASIQQIMLSWLLGKDGVVVIPKASKLEHLRSNLEAASIVLDQVDVRMLDSLK from the coding sequence ATGATATTTAGAACTCTCGGTAGCAGAGGAGCAGAGATTCCTGCTGTTGGACTTGGAACCTGGGAAGTAGGAGGAAGAGATACCCCCGACAAATCCAGAGACAGGGAACATATTGAGACTATTTCAAGAGCAATTGAAATGGGTTACACACACATCGATACGGCTGAATACTATGGTGGAGGCCATACTGAAGAACTAATCGGAGAAGCAATATCCATCTTCAGTAGAGAGGAGTTGTTTATTACATCTAAGGTCTGGCCCAGCCATTTGCAGAGAGCCGCACTCCATGAAGCACTAGACGGCACACTCCAAAGACTTAGAACTGACTACCTGGATCTCTACTTGATTCACTGGCCTAATCCCGATGTTACTCTTGAAGAAACGCTTTCAGCTATGAGTGACGAAGTCCAGAACGGTAGAGTTAGATTCATTGGTGTATCCAATTTTGATACGTCTCTGTTGAAGGAGGCTGTTGCCGTTTCGCGAGAACCGATTGTCAACAATCAGGTTCTTTTTAACATCGACGACAGACTCGCAATGAATGAACTTCTTCCCTACTGCCAGAATCAGGGAATAACAGTGACGGCATATTCTCCACTGAGAAGAAATGCTGTGAAGACCTCAACCGAAAAACTGCTCAAGGATCTTGCCAGTAAATACTCGGCTTCCATTCAACAAATAATGCTCTCATGGCTACTGGGGAAAGATGGAGTAGTAGTAATCCCAAAGGCATCGAAGCTGGAACACCTTAGATCCAATCTCGAAGCAGCAAGCATTGTCCTCGATCAAGTCGATGTAAGAATGCTTGATTCGCTCAAATAA
- a CDS encoding peroxiredoxin, whose product MEKRIPLIGEDFPEMKVKTTHGVVTLPEAYKGKWFVLFSHPGDFTPVCTTEFVGFQKRYDKFRELNCELIGLSVDQVFSHIKWTEWIEEKLGVKIEFPIIADEMGEVGMTLGLIHPAKGTNTVRAVFIVDPKGKIRAILYYPQELGRNMDEILRMIKGFQVADKNGVAIPADWPNNEIIGDHVIIPPASDVKTAEERKGKEGCYDWWFCHKSL is encoded by the coding sequence ATGGAAAAGAGAATTCCATTGATCGGTGAAGATTTTCCAGAAATGAAAGTTAAGACAACTCACGGGGTTGTGACTCTGCCGGAAGCATACAAAGGAAAGTGGTTCGTTCTCTTTAGTCATCCAGGAGATTTCACACCAGTCTGCACTACTGAGTTCGTAGGATTCCAGAAGAGATATGATAAATTCAGAGAACTCAATTGTGAGCTCATCGGCTTGAGTGTTGACCAGGTATTCTCCCACATTAAATGGACTGAATGGATAGAAGAAAAGCTAGGTGTCAAGATTGAATTCCCAATTATTGCAGATGAAATGGGAGAAGTAGGAATGACGCTAGGCTTGATTCACCCAGCGAAGGGTACAAACACAGTCAGGGCAGTGTTCATTGTTGATCCCAAGGGAAAGATAAGAGCAATTCTTTACTATCCGCAAGAACTTGGAAGAAACATGGACGAAATCTTGAGAATGATTAAGGGATTCCAGGTCGCCGATAAGAATGGAGTGGCAATTCCTGCAGATTGGCCCAACAACGAAATTATTGGAGATCACGTAATAATTCCTCCTGCATCAGACGTGAAGACGGCTGAGGAGAGAAAGGGTAAGGAAGGCTGCTACGATTGGTGGTTCTGTCATAAGAGCCTTTGA
- a CDS encoding ABC transporter substrate-binding protein: protein MTVKKIFFVVFLVLMLSVTMTGKLVYWHTQEEESRQQVISQIIESFTIETGIEVEVVAIEENEMFSKLAAASAADTLPDIIEAGAETILGLGADGLLDTAIPTRFINNAGDFYNGATRFVITPSGDQYFAVPYHGWVQGIWYRKDWFEEEGLSEPTTWEAIMEAAEHFHDPQNGMYGIVLGKTNDAYAEQVFTIFALSNGARIFDKDGNVIVNSPEMKEVLQYYKDLGAYSAPGHTYWQQARELFLAGKTPMMFYSTYVMDDLALAEIQTQYISDFDPDLVRNTEFAPMMTNSRSSSFGQVLSLAVVKSSQNKLDVLKLLDFMFEPDNYIKYIHMAPGGMLPTRSSTAESEEFLNDPKGIYRSYGAEKIKAIIYGMENIEKFGYVEGKVFPEMGKISGAFTIGNGIVMMFDNNATPDQVLTFWREDIRKLIGR, encoded by the coding sequence ATGACAGTGAAAAAAATTTTCTTTGTGGTATTTCTTGTTTTGATGCTTTCGGTAACAATGACTGGAAAGCTTGTCTATTGGCATACTCAAGAAGAAGAATCAAGGCAGCAGGTTATTTCCCAAATAATCGAGTCGTTCACAATTGAAACTGGAATCGAAGTTGAAGTGGTGGCGATCGAAGAGAATGAGATGTTCTCAAAACTTGCCGCAGCCTCCGCTGCAGATACACTTCCGGATATAATTGAAGCGGGCGCTGAGACTATTCTTGGTCTCGGAGCGGATGGTCTTCTCGATACGGCGATTCCGACTAGATTCATTAATAATGCCGGAGACTTCTACAACGGGGCCACAAGATTCGTTATTACGCCGTCTGGAGATCAGTACTTCGCGGTTCCTTATCATGGATGGGTTCAGGGAATCTGGTACAGAAAAGATTGGTTTGAAGAAGAGGGACTATCTGAACCGACGACGTGGGAAGCAATAATGGAGGCTGCTGAGCACTTCCATGATCCACAGAATGGGATGTATGGAATTGTTCTTGGAAAAACAAACGACGCATATGCCGAACAGGTATTCACGATTTTCGCTTTGTCAAATGGAGCAAGGATTTTTGATAAGGATGGAAATGTTATAGTAAATTCCCCAGAAATGAAGGAAGTGCTTCAGTACTACAAGGACCTAGGCGCATACTCGGCTCCAGGACATACATATTGGCAGCAAGCAAGAGAGCTGTTCCTGGCAGGCAAAACCCCAATGATGTTCTACTCCACTTATGTCATGGACGATCTAGCTCTGGCCGAAATTCAGACTCAGTACATTAGTGATTTTGATCCTGATCTCGTTAGGAACACCGAATTTGCTCCAATGATGACAAATAGTAGATCTTCCTCCTTTGGACAGGTCTTGTCACTTGCCGTTGTTAAGTCTTCCCAGAACAAGCTTGATGTTCTCAAACTCCTCGATTTCATGTTCGAGCCTGACAACTACATTAAGTACATACATATGGCTCCCGGTGGAATGCTTCCAACAAGGTCTTCCACAGCTGAAAGTGAAGAATTCCTCAATGATCCGAAGGGGATTTACAGGAGCTACGGCGCAGAAAAGATCAAGGCAATCATTTATGGAATGGAGAATATTGAGAAGTTCGGTTACGTTGAAGGGAAGGTCTTCCCTGAGATGGGAAAGATATCTGGAGCCTTCACAATTGGAAATGGAATCGTTATGATGTTCGATAACAACGCAACTCCCGATCAAGTTCTGACTTTCTGGAGAGAGGACATAAGAAAGCTGATAGGCAGATAA
- a CDS encoding carbohydrate ABC transporter permease → MQQVTSSILRKENSLGWKLVSPTVILLMILILYPVAYNIYISFFDYGITSSTFVGLENYIRVFKDGAFWKSFFITVGFTLITVFGSILLGLGVALMLNKEFKGRAIVRTIILLPYITPLISIVFSWKYIFDPSYGPFMQLFSQTLGWVSPQLDLLNNSNNAFLVASIFNIWRNFPFVYLMLLSRLQSIPEDYYEAAEIDGATAWQKFTNITLPELFFVMGAVALMRGIWNFYKFDEVYLISKRAGTLPIFIYERVIGTTSPEYGVAAAIATILMVVMLGLITAYVKKVLKW, encoded by the coding sequence ATGCAGCAAGTTACCTCTTCCATTTTGAGGAAAGAAAACAGTTTGGGTTGGAAACTGGTATCACCAACGGTTATTCTTTTGATGATACTCATACTGTATCCAGTTGCTTACAACATATACATTTCATTTTTCGACTACGGGATTACGAGTTCCACGTTTGTTGGACTGGAGAACTACATCAGAGTTTTCAAAGATGGTGCATTCTGGAAGTCGTTCTTCATAACTGTTGGATTCACCCTAATAACAGTTTTTGGGAGTATACTGTTGGGTCTTGGAGTTGCACTAATGTTGAACAAAGAGTTCAAGGGAAGAGCAATAGTAAGAACAATCATCTTGCTTCCATACATTACTCCCCTGATCTCGATTGTTTTCTCCTGGAAGTATATCTTTGATCCCAGCTATGGCCCCTTCATGCAGCTTTTTAGTCAGACTCTCGGATGGGTTTCCCCTCAACTCGATCTTCTTAACAACTCAAACAATGCATTCCTCGTAGCATCTATCTTCAACATTTGGCGTAACTTCCCCTTCGTTTACTTGATGCTTTTGTCAAGGCTCCAATCAATTCCCGAGGATTACTACGAGGCAGCGGAGATAGATGGAGCAACAGCTTGGCAGAAGTTTACGAATATCACTCTTCCCGAGCTCTTCTTCGTTATGGGAGCAGTGGCTCTTATGAGAGGAATTTGGAACTTCTACAAGTTCGACGAGGTATATTTGATAAGCAAAAGAGCCGGTACTCTTCCGATATTTATTTATGAAAGGGTTATAGGCACAACTTCACCTGAGTATGGAGTAGCGGCTGCAATTGCAACAATTCTCATGGTCGTCATGCTCGGATTGATAACCGCATACGTCAAGAAGGTGTTGAAATGGTAA
- a CDS encoding carbohydrate ABC transporter permease, with translation MVKKKTPFRRIMFVLGILTICFFILIPFYFMVHVSLKADYDPNKLTFSDFTVRNYLEIFGLIQSSETEFFGDEIIRANLEPVLKRIDELKKRTASLEAYTQYVRDVQLKAKEKELRDIVDLVIDFSGLEVENREEFVENSLIPGTEEAKTIEENMESIFSVNDIKRFTDLRTEIENALTEESLIFGFENAKAQLKSYEDQKTKILEERASEFPFLKYLRNSLIFAGTSALISLFVAILGAYAFSRLRFKGRGPVQRSVLFVYLFGGTVIMVPLYQMAVKLGILSSPLGTGMYLIMVYVIQTLPVSLYMLGNYFRTIPFSIEEAAIIDGCSRVQAIFKIVIPLSLPAIVTVYIYAFMIGWNEYLFASAFLGLKSYKDLFTLPIGLNAFSGSAHAVWGRLMAASVVSAIPIIFIFSLMQKYLTSGFTAGGVKE, from the coding sequence ATGGTAAAGAAGAAGACACCTTTCAGAAGAATAATGTTTGTTCTTGGAATTCTCACAATCTGTTTCTTTATTCTAATTCCCTTCTATTTCATGGTTCATGTATCTCTTAAAGCAGACTATGATCCAAATAAGCTAACATTTTCCGATTTCACAGTAAGGAACTATCTGGAGATATTTGGGCTCATTCAGAGCAGCGAAACGGAGTTTTTCGGCGACGAGATAATACGAGCGAATCTAGAACCTGTATTGAAGAGGATAGATGAGTTGAAGAAAAGAACAGCCTCGCTTGAAGCATATACTCAATATGTTCGTGACGTTCAGCTGAAGGCTAAAGAGAAAGAACTCAGAGACATCGTAGATCTCGTAATTGACTTCAGCGGACTTGAGGTCGAAAATAGGGAAGAGTTTGTAGAAAACTCCCTAATTCCCGGCACAGAAGAGGCCAAGACCATTGAAGAGAATATGGAGTCAATATTCAGTGTAAACGATATCAAGCGATTTACAGATCTGAGAACTGAGATTGAGAATGCGCTGACGGAGGAATCACTGATTTTCGGTTTCGAAAACGCAAAGGCTCAGCTAAAATCTTACGAAGATCAAAAAACGAAAATTCTAGAAGAAAGGGCAAGCGAATTTCCCTTCCTGAAGTATCTGAGGAACTCTCTGATTTTTGCGGGAACTTCCGCCTTGATAAGTCTCTTCGTTGCGATTCTTGGCGCTTATGCCTTTTCAAGACTTAGATTCAAGGGAAGGGGACCAGTCCAGCGATCGGTTCTTTTCGTGTATCTATTCGGCGGCACCGTAATAATGGTCCCTCTTTATCAGATGGCGGTGAAACTTGGAATCCTTTCCTCTCCTCTAGGGACGGGTATGTATTTGATTATGGTATATGTGATTCAGACTCTTCCGGTCTCCCTTTACATGTTGGGAAATTACTTCAGAACAATACCATTTTCAATTGAGGAAGCGGCAATCATTGATGGGTGTTCCAGAGTGCAGGCGATCTTCAAGATTGTTATTCCGCTCTCTCTTCCAGCAATTGTCACAGTATATATCTATGCCTTTATGATTGGATGGAACGAATACTTGTTTGCATCTGCCTTCCTTGGCCTAAAATCCTATAAGGATCTCTTCACTCTTCCAATTGGGTTGAATGCGTTTTCCGGTTCGGCTCATGCAGTGTGGGGAAGGCTGATGGCAGCTTCAGTAGTTTCGGCAATCCCAATCATATTTATCTTCAGTCTTATGCAGAAGTATCTGACAAGCGGATTTACTGCCGGAGGTGTCAAAGAATAG